CACTCTTCCATGTGCCAACAATGTTTTCGCTTGGGAACTTTCCACCATTTGCGAGTACCTATTATCACAACAGAAAACACCATAAAGCCGTTGGCGCCAACTTTTCAGGGTGTGTCTTCGGAAATCTACGTAGGAAAGAAAAACTGGCGTTGGTATAGCCTTTACCAGGCGTTcgccacaagaaaaaaagaagagaaaacaccTCGAAGACTGTCGGATGTTAGACGACAGACATGGGTTTTCGATCGCTTTCAATTTACTGCGTTCTGAGGTGTGAACTGTCCATGTTTTCATAGTCTGTCACCCGTGTTCTCTTCGTCGCCAGGTTTGGGCTCCGTGTGCTCTTGcctttgttgttgctgctgttgctgctgttcgTTGTGTTGTGGCAGGCGCTGCAGTGACGCCGCGCGGTAGTCTGATGACTCGTCGTCCTTGGGTGAAGGCGCGATGTCCGCGTCCAGGTCGTCAGTACCTGTCCAGGGCACTAGCTGGCTACCATCTTCCGAGGCCAGGAGCGGCGGCGTTACCGTGGGCGTTGCGTCCTCACGCTGCTGCTGATTATTTAATGGCACGGCGCCACGGCCGCCCCTCTCCTCAAGCTCGATGCGCACGTTCTCGGCCTGCGGTCGAGGGTCGTCGAACCCGTGTCGCTCGGGAGGGCTGTACTCGGCGGTGCGCGAGCTGTTAGTGCGCCGGCGCACGTTCAGGAAGGTGTTCTCGCGCGTAGGGTCCGAGTGGCGAGCGTTGCGCGACGACGCCATCACGTTGTTGCGCGCCGCCGGGCCCCGCGTCGTTGGGGGCCATACCTCCACTTCTTCGGTGTCGCGGTCCGCTTGCGCGCCCAGAAGCTTCGGTGGCCGCGACGGGCGCTCGGCGGCGCCGCCCGACGAGCTGCCGCCGGTGTGCTTGTTTTGGCGCCGGTTCTTTGTCACTAGCATGCTCCGGTTGTCGGGCCCCTTGAGCGGACCGAGACCCTGCTGCGGCGTGTTGGTGCCCGAGCCACCAGTAACTCCGGCCCCCTGCAACGGCAGAACACATGGTCGCTGCGTACACTGTTCACATTCAGGGTTCACTTAGCACTCACCTGGTCGGGGCTGCCCGACGCGTCGGACGGCGCCGTGTTCGGGGGCGGTGGTACGGCCGACTGCCCTGACGTCGACACCGTTCGCAGCTCCCGGGCGACAACGACAAGTTCGCCGTTCCAGTTGCCGATGTCTTCGATGAGCAAGCGGACGTTGGAGCGGATGTTCTCTTCCATTTCGGCGATGTCGTTGCTGTACGCTGCCAGAAAGTCTGTCGCACGGTCGTGACAGTTGAGAACGCTCCGTGTAATCGTGACCTTGTCCTGCGTTGAGAAACACCCTCTCAGACAGCTGCTGGAAACCTGTGTATCATGTACATTGCGGAAGTGTCACATGGTCGAAGCCGCGATAGGTCCGCACCACCACACCGCCCCGAAACTCGTTGCAGAACTCTCGGTGAGCCGATACCCGCGTACGCAGCGGCAAGCTGCATAGATATTCCGTCGTGTTCCTGGAACTGTGGCATGCATGTCCTGTGACAGCAGTGCACTCGCATGGCTGCCAGAGCCAAGTGAACCTGTCACACCTCTTTCTCGCACCTCAACTGGACTGTCAAGCTCCGGAGTCTGAAGGTCTGTTACGCTGCACCACCCTCTATGTAGACCGGatgatcttcttctttctggggttttatgtgccaaaaccagtcctgattattaggcacgccgtagtggagggctccggattaattttgaccacctgcggttctttaacgtgcactacaacgcaagcacacgggcgttttacatttcgcctacatcgaaatgcggccgccgcggccgggattcgatgatcccgcgatctcgtgctcagcagcggaccGGATGATGTAGGGATTATTCGATTATATTGATTTCTTATCGCCCGTTTGCGAGAGTGCCCCATATTGGCGGGAACGAAGACCTGGTGTCATGCGCTGATGAAGGGCAAgaaagaatggaaaatgaaaagaaaCCTTACGAAACACGGTCCCAGATCAAGGTGTCTTTGCTTGCCGGATTCCGGCAGACGCAATATAGTATAATGGCGAGACACGTGCCGAACCGTGAAACAGCCATGGGTGAGAGACTACAAGGAGTAGGCACGCTAGGGAGTTTGACATCGGCGCGGGGCTGTCGGTGAGGAAATAAAGAATTCGATCGACAGGAAGAATTACGGTCCTCATTTAGGTTGCCGCTCATTACGCAGCCACTGCATACAGACGGTCACCCTTTGTCTAATCTACCGCACGCTGGCGAAAAGGTATCAGTTAAGCCTGCTCAGCTTGCTGCTCGTCTCGGTTGCAGTGGTCGAGGGGGCCACAAAAGGGCCGAAAGGCACGGGAAATTCGCGGCTTATAGAGCTGACTTAGACTTTATTGTGTTGCAAGTTTGTTACAAGTGTGAGTGCCTATAATACCAAGTGTGAGGGCGCTCTTCCGGCAACTAGTCTTGTGCGTTCCAATTAAGCGAGGTGACAGAACCGCGTGTCTAGCCCGCGCGCCGGAGGCCAGTCGACTCCTCCGTTGTTGTGGAAAATTCCTGTTTGTTAATCCTATTTTCGCTTTGTATTAAGCTTGCGTCTAATAAACCCTGTTATAAATATTCTTAGGCCTCCCAGCACTGCCTCAAGCTTCGCATGCCACATCTAGCACAGTAGACAATGGTCTTCTCGAGGTGGCTGTGTAGCCACTCTGCCGGTATGTCGCTTAGACGCTAACCCTATAGCTAAGTGTTCCAAACATGCCGGGAAACGTATGGAATGACCTCGACGAGCATACGCTCTAGTATCTGAGCGTAGACCATATTGCTCCGAAAGTGCCATTCGCGTTTACAAGCCGCCGGTCACATCCTCCAAGCCCAGCTCATGTCAGTTCGCATTTTGCCCCTCCTGCAACTAGCTTTACATAGCAGCCCTGTGACAGATATCTGCTTCAATGCCCCTTCCTTGCGGCCACTATCCCTGGAATGGGTGAATgtgagcagtggcgtagccaagtgGTGGCCTAACGGGTGCGTGCCCCACCCCCTGAAATTAAATTTCACTATTagtacgtggcctgcccagcgctCCGTCCCCCTCGCACCCTGCCCGTCCGCAGTAGAGTGCTTGCCTTCCCCGAAAAAAATTCTGGCTGTGCCACTGAATGTGAGGCATTCTCAGATATGATCGAGTCCTAAGATTACTGGAAAAGTCGGTCTTACCGCCTCACATGCTCAATCCTTCAGCAGTTGGCGGTGACATTGAACTCCATGTGGGTATACAGCACTGCTCAAGATAGCAGTTGGTGATATATCGTTAGACTAGTTGAGGGCGCCATCCGGCGTATTGGAAGAAGGCTGGTTTTAAGCGGCTCATGCCCGCCTTATCTTCGAACCACCAAAGCCACTCGTAAGTGTACAGGGTGAAGATTAAACTTGGACGAGACAAGTGACAAGGACAAGCGCGGTGCCCTTTTTCCACGTTTAATCTTCGCGCTGTCCATTTACGAGTATGAATCACTAACTTGCCCAATCAGCCACCATGCTAAGCTACTCTTATCGACCGACACGTGGCGAGTCAGCGTTCACAAGCTGTCACCATTTCTGACAAAGCGGAATGCTCTCTCAAGGAATGCTCTCTCATAACCTAGCTATAACTCATCGGCCCTATGATTTGTCATTCGGCCTTGCCTATGTAAAACGCCAAGCGACCAAGGCCCACGGGAAGCTCGCACATAGCTTCAGTGCGTTTGCCGGTTGACTGAGAAGATGGGATGggatgggataactttattgcaaggtcctgcgggctacggggcgcaaggccccatagagcgggttactcccacgttgggaccgggagttttagctccctggccgcatcgtgggctcgctggacggcccagagctgttccgccaggtccgtgctgcgtagtgcttcttgtagcctggcggAGTTTTGTTTGTCTTGATTCTTGTTTGCGTGGGTCCGACCACACGGCCAGAGC
This genomic stretch from Dermacentor silvarum isolate Dsil-2018 chromosome 2, BIME_Dsil_1.4, whole genome shotgun sequence harbors:
- the LOC125943244 gene encoding uncharacterized protein LOC125943244; translated protein: MSWHTSAFFSSLALWTVAVLFVSPETQESRTTWRRSGVSAHEHLLLTWRNVTVALLCAAIMSLGYCKLRLYLDEMSDALAAGRTGLNPYNVNDGHFVFNNDKVTITRSVLNCHDRATDFLAAYSNDIAEMEENIRSNVRLLIEDIGNWNGELVVVARELRTVSTSGQSAVPPPPNTAPSDASGSPDQGAGVTGGSGTNTPQQGLGPLKGPDNRSMLVTKNRRQNKHTGGSSSGGAAERPSRPPKLLGAQADRDTEEVEVWPPTTRGPAARNNVMASSRNARHSDPTRENTFLNVRRRTNSSRTAEYSPPERHGFDDPRPQAENVRIELEERGGRGAVPLNNQQQREDATPTVTPPLLASEDGSQLVPWTGTDDLDADIAPSPKDDESSDYRAASLQRLPQHNEQQQQQQQQRQEHTEPKPGDEENTGDRL